A window of Cyprinus carpio isolate SPL01 chromosome A6, ASM1834038v1, whole genome shotgun sequence genomic DNA:
caagttttcatacccCACCGGCAGATGTTTGTTGTAGATTCACACATAAACTCATTcaatttatatttgcattaaacAACGCATTGAGTTGATGTTGTAATGCTCAGTATTTgaattggaaaacaaaaatactgagataaTCATTTTTTGATATGCACACAACATTAGCCATgtcatgactttatgaatttaactTTTAAAGGTCTTAAAGAATACTGAAAACCATTTTGATTTCAACAAGGCTGCTCTCTAATCATActgaaaactgtcaaaaacaaCATTGTAAATTCAACCTCATTGGCCAAACACTGAATGCTGCGAACCAACACAATCGATCACTCTAATGTCTACAATCaagcttaaaaaaatatacagttagGGTTTATGGAATACTGCTCAGCTGTCTGTTCATTATCCCATCATTAGGACATTGCACATAAGACTTGCCATTCTGTATTATTTGGTGTCaaaagtataacaaaaaaaattataattacagatGCTGAGGTGGACTTAACCTGTTCTAGACACTAAATTATTAGACACTATAGCCCTAATTGCTTTTTCAgaaatcagttaaaaaataaaccatatcAGAAACAAGATTTTAAACCACCAAGTTTATTGATTTCACAAGCATTGTTAACATCTCTTAAGACCAGTCTGCAGTGGCGCCACCCCATTCTCCGGCCTGAGCAGTGGGAGCAGCAGACCAATCCTCAGTAGCAGGCTGAGCACTCCAGTCCTCTGatgaagagagagaaatacagaatTACACCAAATGTTACACACACTTCATTTTGTATGATGCACTTCATGCCACTAAGCAGGAAAACCTCACCTGCAAACACCTCAGCTGGTGCAGCTTTGGCAGGAGCTAAAGTTCAGAAGAGCTGATTAGTTCACACTCATTTCAAACGTTCAGCTGAAAATtatctaaatttaattttcaaaattgtaTGTATAGCATGTGGGTAAATAAATCTACGAGAAGCAGCTTACCCTCAATGCCAGCTGGAAACTGCTGGATGGGCACAGAAGGAACCTGAACACCTTCAGACCAGTCAGCAACCTCAGGCTGGTTGAAGTCGGGCACAGGAGCGGTCCATTCACCCTGGAACTCCTCCTTACCAACAGCCTTCTCAGCTGCAGCCTGCTCTTCCTTCTCAATCTAGAGGTGGAAAGACAATCAGTGACAATTAGAACTTCTGAACAATTAAAGAAGTCATGGCATACAGCCTTATGCAACAGATTCTGAATATTGGTTGGTTGTATTTAAATTAGCCATATCAGCTAATAAACAGACGAAGATTCATCATTTAACAAACAATACAAAGTTTATATATTTCAGCTTAGAAAAATAGTGTATATACACAACTCTAAACATTCTATAAATGTACTTAATATGGCCTACACAACACTTTTCTCATGTCTGGATTAAAAAGGGTACATGCATATTTTCCCCACAGGATTCACAAATGTGAAATTCTCTGATTCTGAATAGGTGGACGAGAAAAGTGATCAATACAAGAATATTCTGCTTCGTACCTCCTCAGGATCTCTGTAGAAGTACAGATCAGGCATGACCTCCCATGGGTGCTCCCTGGAGATGGTGCCCCTCATCCTCAGCACCTCTCTAGCCAACATCCACCACATCAAACCCACGGAGTGGGGACCCTAAAACACCacatttaaaaccttaaaaccaCACAGAAAACACCACTTGCATGAAGAGTTTAGTTTCTCATTCGTACCTTGTTGTTGCATGGGATGGCAATGTCGACGTATCTCAGAGGGGAGTCGGTGTTGCAGAGGGCAATGGTTGGGATGTTGACG
This region includes:
- the LOC109062381 gene encoding 40S ribosomal protein SA, producing the protein MSGGLEVLQMKEEDVLKFLAAGTHLGGTNLDFQMEQYVYKRKSDGVYIINLKKTWEKLLLAARAIVAIENPADVCVISSRNTGQRAVLKFASATGATTFAGRFTPGTFTNQIQAAFREPRLLIVTDPRADHQPLTEASYVNIPTIALCNTDSPLRYVDIAIPCNNKGPHSVGLMWWMLAREVLRMRGTISREHPWEVMPDLYFYRDPEEIEKEEQAAAEKAVGKEEFQGEWTAPVPDFNQPEVADWSEGVQVPSVPIQQFPAGIEAPAKAAPAEVFAEDWSAQPATEDWSAAPTAQAGEWGGATADWS